A window of the Tiliqua scincoides isolate rTilSci1 chromosome 5, rTilSci1.hap2, whole genome shotgun sequence genome harbors these coding sequences:
- the MYD88 gene encoding myeloid differentiation primary response protein MyD88, whose protein sequence is MAESAEPEPEPAVPLAALNYAVRRRLGLFLNGRAAVAADWTALAEALGCEYLQIRAWERQPDPTACLLDDWQRRRPADATVGRLLALLRRLQRLDVLQDLGARIEEDCKKYLQKKQPIQDPEVDSSIPVTQERQGITTQDDPFGQTPELFDAFICYCRKDIHFVQEMIQELEQTEHRLKLCVFDRDVLPGACVWTITSELIEKRCRRMVVVISDDYLESEECDFQTKFALSLSPGARSKRLIPVKCKPMKKEFPSILRFITVCDYTNICTKKWFWTRLAKSLLLP, encoded by the exons ATGGCGGAGAGCGCGGAGCCCGAGCCGGAGCCGGCGGTGCCGCTGGCGGCGCTGAACTACGCGGTGCGGCGGCGGCTGGGGCTGTTCCTGAACGGGCGCGCGGCGGTGGCGGCCGACTGGACGGCGCTGGCCGAGGCGCTGGGCTGCGAGTACCTGCAGATCCGCGCCTGGGAGCGGCAGCCCGACCCCACCGCCTGCCTGCTCGACGACTGGCAGCGCCGCCGCCCCGCCGACGCCACCGTCGGccgcctcctcgccctgctgcgcCGCCTCCAGCGCCTCGACGTCCTGCAGGACCTGGGCGCCCGCATCG AAGAAGATTGCAAGAAGTACCTGCAGAAAAAACAGCCCATTCAGGACCCAGAGGTGGACAGCAGCATTCCAGTCACACAGGAAAGACAAGGCATCACCACTCAGGATGATCCATTTG GACAAACGCCAGAGCTGTTTGATGCCTTCATCTGTTACTGCCGGAAAGACATTCACTTTGTTCAAGAGATGATCCAAGAGCTGGAGCAGACAGAACACCGGCTGAAACTCTGCGTGTTTGACCGGGACGTCTTGCCTGGAGCGTGTGTGTGGACCATTACAAGTGAACTTATCGAGAAGCG GTGCCGGAGAATGGTGGTTGTTATTTCGGATGACTATCTGGAGAGCGAAGAGTGTGATTTCCAGACCAAGTTTGCCCTCAGCCTCTCCCCAG GAGCCCGCTCCAAACGCCTCATTCCAGTGAAATGCAAACCTATGAAGAAGGAGTTTCCAAGCATCTTGAGGTTCATCACAGTTTGCGACTACACCAACATCTGCACCAAAAAATGGTTCTGGACACGATTGGCCAAGTCCCTCTTGCTGCCATGA